In the genome of Quercus robur chromosome 3, dhQueRobu3.1, whole genome shotgun sequence, one region contains:
- the LOC126718316 gene encoding ALBINO3-like protein 1, chloroplastic has translation MGTTISPYLVVSPFPVRTTTSNPLFHRTHQFYTNPLSLSLPKPYLRGSTAVARFGFKPGLFPDPDTNAIAELLGRAESILYTLADAAVSSSDTVSSTTKQSNDWLSGITNYMETVLKVLKDGLSTLNVPYSYGFAIILLTVLVKAVTFPLTKKQVESAMSMRSLQPQVKAIQERYAGDQERIQLETARLYKLAGINPLAGCLPTLVTIPVWIGLYRALSNVADEGLLTEGFFWIPSLAGPTTVAARQNGSGISWLFPFVDGHPPLGWSNTLAYLVLPMLLVVSQYLSVLIMQSSQSQSNDPNMKTSQAITKFLPLLIGYFSLSVPSGLSLYWFTNNILSTAQQVWLQQLGGAKNPVGTFTEDIIKEEKIQNQKSISELRVLATKTEERQEEKLTSEGPRPGERFKQLKEQEAKRRQQIEEERKKAEEAAAKATQIANEGHEREAKLLERENGAAADSVVENNENVQSVTTFHDSSNVEVVVNGGSSGQDSEEDQNMTSTFTMENEVSANSKVDGSDGQQSYENVEKETVELYSTTTTKDNKISGEDTHQARRE, from the exons atgggcACAACCATTTCACCGTACCTTGTCGTATCTCCCTTTCCGGTCCGGACCACAACCTCGAACCCTCTTTTTCATCGTACCCACCAATTTTACACCAACCCTCTCTCACTGTCCCTTCCAAAACCTTATCTTCGGGGCTCCACCGCCGTTGCCCGGTTCGGGTTCAAGCCCGGGCTATTCCCCGACCCGGATACCAACGCGATTGCCGAGCTGCTTGGTCGAGCCGAGAGCATCCTTTACACGCTTGCGGACGCTGCTGTTTCGAGCTCGGATACGGTTAGCTCCACAACCAAACAGAGCAATGATTGGCTCTCTGGAATCACGAATTACATGGAGACTGTCCTCAAg gttttgaaGGATGGGCTATCGACTTTGAATGTTCCGTACTCTTATGGGTTCGCTATAATACTACTCACTGTTCTTGTTAAAGCTGTTACATTTCCTTTGACTAAGAAACAG GTGGAATCAGCAATGTCGATGCGGTCGTTGCAACCTCAAGTAAAGGCAATTCAGGAACGGTATGCTGGAGATCAG GAAAGAATTCAACTAGAAACGGCTCGATTGTATAAACTAGCTGGTATAAACCCACTAGCAG GGTGCTTGCCTACGCTGGTCACAATACCAGTATGGATTGGACTCTATAGGGCCCTTTCAAATGTAGCAGATGAG GGACTCCTTACAGAAGGCTTCTTCTGGATACCCTCCCTGGCTGGTCCCACTACCGTCGCTGCTCGACAAAACGGCAGTGGCATCTCTTGGCTTTTCCCTTTTGTA gaTGGTCATCCACCCCTTGGATGGTCGAATACCTTGGCTTATCTTGTCTTGCCCATGTTGCTGGTTGTCTCACAGTACCTTTCTGTCCTAATTATGCAGTCATCACAGTCACAG AGTAATGATCCCAACATGAAGACTTCTCAAGCAATAACAAAATTCCTTCCTTTATTGATTGGTTATTTTTCACTCTCAGTTCCTTCTGGTTTAAGCCTTTATTG GTTTACAAATAATATATTGAGCACCGCACAACAAGTATGGCTACAACAGTTAGGGGGCGCAAAAAATCCGGTGGGGACATTCACTGAAGATATCATCAAGGAAGAGAAAATCCAGAATCAGAAGTCAATTTCTGAATTACGAGTACTTGCCACCAAAACAGAGGAGAGACAAGAAGAGAAGTTGACATCAGAGGGGCCTCGTCCTGGTGAAAG ATTTAAACAGCTAAAGGAGCAAGAGgcaaaaagaagacaacaaatagaagaagaaaggaagaaggcTGAAGAGGCAGCGGCTAAAGCAACTCAAATAGCCAATGAGGGACATGAGAGAGAAGCCAAATTACTTGAAAGAGAAAATGGGGCTGCAGCTGACTCGGTTGTTGAAAATAATGAAAACGTTCAATCTGTGACTACCTTTCATGATTCTTCCAATGTTGAAGTTGTTGTAAATGGTGGTTCATCTGGGCAGGACTCAGAGGAAGATCAGAACATGACTTCCACATTTACGATGGAAAATGAAGTTTCTGCCAATTCCAAGGTTGATGGGAGTGATGGGCAACAATCTTATGAAAATGTGGAAAAG GAAACAGTTGAATTATACAGTACTACAACGACTAAAGATAACAAAATTTCTGGAGAAGACACGCATCAAGCTAGAAGGGAATGA